One segment of Manihot esculenta cultivar AM560-2 chromosome 4, M.esculenta_v8, whole genome shotgun sequence DNA contains the following:
- the LOC110614207 gene encoding protein EXORDIUM-like 5, which yields MLQPHFLLSVVGCFIFFTSSYVYASTSSNPPQLQTLNTNPEYINPKLPPRTLSSSKKFEGSSDLVQLRYHMGPVLSSSPINIYLIWYGRWAASQKLLIKDFINSISPATAAAKPSVSEWWRTVSLYTDQTGANISRSVLIAGEYTDKAYSHGIHLTRLSVQQVIATAVKSAPFPVDHKNGIYLILTAQDVTVQDFCRAVCGFHYFTFPSMVGYTLPYAWVGNSGKQCPEVCAYPFAIPGYMGGGGPGALKSPNGDVGVDGMISVIGHELAELSSNPLVNAWYAGEDPTAPTEIGDLCEGLYGTGGGGGYIGQVMRDKQGRTFNMNGKSGRKFLVQWIWSPELKACAGPNALD from the coding sequence ATGTTGCAGCCCCATTTCTTGCTTTCTGTCGTTGGCTGCTTTATATTCTTTACATCTAGCTATGTTTATGCTTCCACTTCTTCAAATCCACCGCAGCTGCAGACCTTGAACACTAACCCAGAGTACATCAACCCAAAGCTTCCCCCTAGAACCCTCTCCTCGTCCAAGAAATTTGAGGGTTCTTCCGACTTGGTTCAGCTCCGTTACCACATGGGTCCTGTTCTCTCTTCCTCCCCCATCAACATTTACCTTATCTGGTATGGTCGTTGGGCTGCTTCCCAAAAGCTCCTCATTAAGGACTTCATCAATTCCATTTCTCCTGCCACTGCTGCTGCTAAGCCTTCGGTCTCCGAATGGTGGCGCACTGTCTCTCTTTACACAGATCAAACCGGCGCCAATATCTCTCGTTCTGTCCTCATCGCTGGTGAATACACCGATAAGGCCTACTCTCATGGGATCCACTTGACTCGTCTTTCCGTCCAGCAAGTGATAGCCACTGCCGTGAAATCTGCTCCTTTCCCAGTGGATCACAAAAACGGGATCTACCTGATCCTTACAGCGCAAGACGTAACGGTACAGGACTTTTGTCGAGCAGTCTGTGGGTTCCATTACTTCACATTCCCATCCATGGTGGGTTACACATTACCATACGCATGGGTTGGAAACTCAGGGAAACAATGTCCCGAAGTTTGCGCCTATCCTTTCGCAATCCCAGGATACATGGGAGGAGGTGGGCCTGGAGCTTTGAAATCACCAAACGGAGATGTGGGTGTGGACGGTATGATCAGCGTAATAGGGCATGAACTTGCAGAGCTGTCTTCAAACCCATTAGTAAACGCTTGGTACGCAGGCGAAGACCCAACAGCACCAACAGAGATCGGAGATTTGTGCGAAGGATTGTATGGAACAGGCGGCGGCGGAGGCTACATAGGGCAAGTGATGAGGGACAAGCAAGGAAGAACCTTCAACATGAATGGGAAGAGTGGAAGGAAATTTCTGGTTCAGTGGATTTGGAGCCCTGAGTTGAAGGCATGTGCTGGCCCTAATGCTTTGGATTAG